A genomic region of Pseudopipra pipra isolate bDixPip1 chromosome W, bDixPip1.hap1, whole genome shotgun sequence contains the following coding sequences:
- the LOC135406307 gene encoding kelch-like protein 10, whose translation MSGRNWSIANELRLEGTFCDVIIRVNGVEFKAHKLILSCQSTYFRTLFTSTDKMVYEIPGVSAEMMGLIIDYAYTETVPITEDNVESLLAAADQFGVKGIVNLCSEFLISRL comes from the exons ATGAGCGGAAGGAATTGGAGCATCGCCAACGAGCTCCGCCTTGAAGGCACATTCTGTGATGTCATCATAAGAGTTAACGGAGTGGAATTCAAGGCTCACAAGCTCATCCTCTCTTGTCAAAGTACCTACTTCAG gaCTCTGTTTACCAGCACAGACAAGATGGTCTATGAAATCCCCGGTGTTTCAGCTGAAATGATGGGTCTCATCATCGATTACGCCTACACTGAGACAGTACCGATCACGGAGGACAACGTTGAGAGTTTGCTGGCTGCAGCCGACCAGTTCGGCGTCAAGGGCATCGTCAACCTGTGCTCCGAGTTCCTCATTTCCCGGCTGTGA